The nucleotide window CTAGACGTGGAAGTACCTCTCGAGTTCCCACTCCGTCACCTTCTTTGTTTCCATGGGGATGTCCCGTGAGGCCAGGTACTCGAGGTAGTCCTCCCACTCGCGTTCTTTGTACTCCACGAAGTTCCCGTAGGCACCGCCCAGGGCCTCCCTGACGACCCGGTCCCTCTTCAGCTCGTCAAGGGCCTCCCCGAGGCTTCCGGGCAGGGTACCTATCCCGAGTCTGGCCCTCTCCTCACTGCTCATCTCGTAGACGTTTGCCTCGGTGTATGCCTCCGGCTCCAGCCTTCTTTTTATTCCGTCGAGTCCTGCCATTAGAACCGCCGCGAACGCCAGGTAGGGGTTTGCGCTTGGGTCAGGACAGCGGTACTCTATCCTGGCCCCGTTGCCCCAGAACGCGGGGACCCTTATAAGCGTACTCCTGTTGCGGTAGCCCCAGCTGATGTAAACCGGGGCCTCATAGCCGGGGACGAGGCGCTTGTAGCTGTTCACCGTTGGGTTGGTAACGGCAGCTAAAGCCTTCGCATGCTTCAGTATCCCGGCTATAAAGTGCAGTGCGGTCTCACTGAGGCCATCCTCCCCGATGAACGCGTTCTCTCCGTCCCTCCAGAGGCTTATGTGGAGGTGCATCCCGTTCCCGGGAAATCCGTGGATGGGCTTGGGCATGAAGGTCGCGTATAAACCGCGCATTTCAGCCACTGCCTTGACGATGTATTTGAAGCTGACTACGTTGTCCGCCGTTTTGAGGGCATCATCGTAGCGGAAGTCTATCTCGTGCTGGGACTTCCCGACCTCGTGGTGAAGGACCTCCGGGACGAGGCCGAAGGAGGGCATGTAGAGTGCTATCTCCCTCCGCAGGGTGCGGGCCCTGTCGAGGGTGACGAGGTCGAAATAACCGCCGCTGTCTGGTATCTGGAGCTCCCAGGAACCGTTCTTTTTGAAGAGGTAGAACTCCGGCTCCGGGCCGATGTATGCCCTGAAGCCCTCTTTTTCGAGCCTCTCGATCGCCTCTCTGAGCACCCCCCGCGGATCCGCACCGTAGGGGCTTCCGTCTTTGTAGATGTACCCGTAGACCCTCGCTATTCCCTCCCACGGAACCTCGGTGTAGGTGGCCGGATCCGGCTTCAGAACGAGGTCGCTGTCCTCTATCCTCTGGAAACCTGATATGGACGAGCCGTCAAAGGCTATTCCCTCCGTCAGTGCGTCTTCGTATCTATCCCCAGGTATCTCCATTCCCTTTGGGACCCCGTTGATGTCGACGAAGACCAGCTGGACGAACCCCGGCGACCCGGCCCTATGGCCAATTCCAACCGTGGAAATTTCGTTCATTTTTATCACCATTAAATGTTTTAACGTTCAATTTTTATGCCAGATTACTGAACGATTAATCTAATAAAAGTCTTTTCACTGGATTTTTGTCACTATGACGACTGGGCATGCGGGACTTCCACCTTTTGACAGCAAAATGTCCATTCCATTGTCAAAATCATCTGAAATTTACATTTTAATGTTAAACAAAGCTTTTTGTGCATCGGCCGTAGCCATGAACATGACAAATGCGGAGGATATACTGAACCGGGAGATCGCGAGGGTGAACCTTCACCTCCCTGCGCTCCGTCCCACCCTTTCCCAGCTCCTGGCGGAGGAAGAGCCGAGCGTTAAACTCCGCGACGGTAGCTATCACTACTTTCGGCGCTCCGAGCTTGAGTACCTGCGAGACCTGGTGGACGATGATGAGCCCGAGCGCCTCAAAGTGCCCATAGTTCTGGAGATAAGTACCCTCCACAGGGGCTACTTCAGAGTCAGGGGGCGCGTGGAGGTCAAGGTCATAGATAAAATCCTGGGCACCTACAGCATCCTGGAGGAGAAGGACGAGGAGCTTTATCCCCGCTACCTGCTCCCGAGGATCAGACGCGTTCTCCCGACCACCACAACATACGCGTTCATAGCGGAGTGATGACCATGGACGAGGACACCAAGGTTCTCAAGGATTATCTGATCTTCACGGTGCCCCACGTCACCGTGCTGGCGGGGGCCATTTTGGGCGTCATGATGATCCTGGGGGTTCCGATTAACGTTGCCCTTGGGCTTTTTGCCGTGGCTTACGGAATCATGCTCACGATACTGGGCCTCATTATACGCCCGCACGTCTCGGGCAGTGCCCTCTACCGGCTTATGATGGCTTTTTTCGTGGGTTTGATTGGGATAGGCATCATCATACTGTTCTACGGGGGGTAGGGTTTATATTGAAAAAAGTACAATTACTGGTGGTGAAAAGGATGCGGAACATGGTGATAGCGTTTATCGTGCTCCTGATGCTTGTCTCAGTAATTCCCGGGGCTTCCGCACAGTTTGATCAGCTCGAAACAAGCGATGAAATAACCGTTCTCAGGGGGGACTACGGTTCCGGAACGATCTGGCTCACAAACGCAGGGGGGTTCACTTACAAGGTCGTCAGCTACCAGCGTTTCTGGGTCGAGGATTCCTCCGGGAATAGGATTGATGGTTTCACGTTCAACATCTCTCCCCATGTCTTCAGCGACTGGACCCCTAAGGGCAGGTATTCCTTCTCGTATAACATCACCTGTCCCTCCAACGTCTCGGGAGGCACCTACACGCTCTTCATGAGGTTCCTGGCCTTCACGTCCGATGGCTCTATGTACATACTCTACGCCAGGATACCCCTTCACGTGATCTCCGAGCCCCTCAACTTCGGCGTTGCCGAGGCCTACGTTCAGGGCAGGCCCGGCTCATCCTACGTTCTGAACGGGGAGACCATAGTCGTCTTCTCCCACGTCACCAACATCGGTCACGGGAACGTCTCCGCGGTGGGGCAGGTCTCCCTGATCAAGGATGGAAAGACCTACTTCTTCGAGAACAGGACACTGACCTTCGTTCCGGGGGACAATCTCGTCCGGTTTGAGGTTCCCATTGGATACGACCTTCCCCCAGGAACGTACCGGCTCAACTATCTCCTCCAGTACGATGGGGGCGCCTACAGGTACTCCAAGGACTTCCCCGTAAAGTTCGGGGTCACGCTGGTTGGAGTCTCCCTGAAATCCGACGAGGTGAAGGTGAACGAGGACAACAGGGCGTACGTGACGGTTCTCTCCGAGAGGTCCATCGGCATGAACCTTACGGTCGAGGCGTACCGTGACGGGGAGCTTATATCGAGGGCCGTGGAGCCAAAGGAGATTGGAGGGGGTACAACGGTTCTTGAAGTTCCCCTCCCAACGAACGTGTCGGGCTCCATCACGGCCGTCATAAAACTGACCTTCGGCGAACGCCTGATCGGGGAAGGCAACGTTACCTACACCGTTTCAGCTCCTCCAGTGCTCGCAAACGTCTCCTATGAGAGGACTGCCAACGATGAGGTGCTCTTCAAGCTCGCCGTCGAAAACCCCGGTGACGGGAGTGTGGACGGTGTTCTCACCTACAGGATATCCTCGGACGATGGGGTACTGTACAAGGACTCCATGGTGGTAGCTATACCCCCTGGGACCAGCGAGATAACGGTGAAGTTTGAGGTTCCGGTGGGGAAGACCGTCTATTACGAGTTTGCCCTCACCGCGGCGGGGGAGACGAGCACCGCGAAGGGAGAGCTCTACCTGGAGCCCCCTGCGCCGACGACCACGACTTCGTCCCCCACGACCACGACCTCATCCACCGCGCCCTCGAACACCACTACCATCGGCGGTGGCGGTGGCTCCAGGGGACTCTGGATCGGCCTCGTGGCGGTGGCTTTCATCCTCCTGGCAGCGGGTGCCTTCTACTACCTGAACCGCGCGGAGGGGGCCCGGAAGAAGCGCGTCAGACCAAAACCTAAGAGGCGCTCCCCCCTGGGCAGGTTCAAGAGGCCCAAGAAGCCGGAGTTTAAGGAGAACAAGGAGCTTCCCAGGAAGAAGTGAGCCTTCACTTCCTTTTTTGTTTCGTTCATTGCCCAAATGCCAACCTTTTTATTCCGGTTGTTTAAACTTCCCACGGCGAGGGGGTCGGGGACTCTCGGGGTGCTCCCGAGGAAGTTCCGCCCACCTCACCGGGGCCGCGGTGCCGCGAGGCACCTCTCGAGAGGGAGGGCAACGGCGCAGAAACGACACGTCCCGGCGGATATGGGGATGAAAGCGGCGAAGGGCCCGGCGACGGTGCCCGAGCTAACCCGCAGACGACCCGTCGGGGACCGGTGAAACGGCCGTCCCGCGGGGTGCAAGGCCGAGGGAGGGGCGATGAAGTCCCGGTGCGAGCCCCGTGGTAGGCCGCTCAGTCGAATGTCCCCTTGAGACAGAAGGCGGGCTACGGCCCCCTCGCCTTAATATCCAGCAGGGATGCGAGGAGTATCAGGGCCCCTCCGAGTGCTGTTCTGGCCCCTGGAACCTCTCCGAATACCAGAAACGCGTACACCACCGCGCTCATTGGGTCCAGATAGCTCAGTAGGGCCGCCTCGTTGACCTCCACCTCCTTGAGCCCGTCCATGTAGAGGAACAGCGCCAGAACGGTGTGAACCCCGACGAGGACGAGAACCGCCCACCAGACGGGTTCCCCAACAC belongs to Thermococcus camini and includes:
- the glnA gene encoding type I glutamate--ammonia ligase; amino-acid sequence: MNEISTVGIGHRAGSPGFVQLVFVDINGVPKGMEIPGDRYEDALTEGIAFDGSSISGFQRIEDSDLVLKPDPATYTEVPWEGIARVYGYIYKDGSPYGADPRGVLREAIERLEKEGFRAYIGPEPEFYLFKKNGSWELQIPDSGGYFDLVTLDRARTLRREIALYMPSFGLVPEVLHHEVGKSQHEIDFRYDDALKTADNVVSFKYIVKAVAEMRGLYATFMPKPIHGFPGNGMHLHISLWRDGENAFIGEDGLSETALHFIAGILKHAKALAAVTNPTVNSYKRLVPGYEAPVYISWGYRNRSTLIRVPAFWGNGARIEYRCPDPSANPYLAFAAVLMAGLDGIKRRLEPEAYTEANVYEMSSEERARLGIGTLPGSLGEALDELKRDRVVREALGGAYGNFVEYKEREWEDYLEYLASRDIPMETKKVTEWELERYFHV
- a CDS encoding DUF61 family protein, which translates into the protein MTNAEDILNREIARVNLHLPALRPTLSQLLAEEEPSVKLRDGSYHYFRRSELEYLRDLVDDDEPERLKVPIVLEISTLHRGYFRVRGRVEVKVIDKILGTYSILEEKDEELYPRYLLPRIRRVLPTTTTYAFIAE
- a CDS encoding COG1470 family protein; protein product: MRNMVIAFIVLLMLVSVIPGASAQFDQLETSDEITVLRGDYGSGTIWLTNAGGFTYKVVSYQRFWVEDSSGNRIDGFTFNISPHVFSDWTPKGRYSFSYNITCPSNVSGGTYTLFMRFLAFTSDGSMYILYARIPLHVISEPLNFGVAEAYVQGRPGSSYVLNGETIVVFSHVTNIGHGNVSAVGQVSLIKDGKTYFFENRTLTFVPGDNLVRFEVPIGYDLPPGTYRLNYLLQYDGGAYRYSKDFPVKFGVTLVGVSLKSDEVKVNEDNRAYVTVLSERSIGMNLTVEAYRDGELISRAVEPKEIGGGTTVLEVPLPTNVSGSITAVIKLTFGERLIGEGNVTYTVSAPPVLANVSYERTANDEVLFKLAVENPGDGSVDGVLTYRISSDDGVLYKDSMVVAIPPGTSEITVKFEVPVGKTVYYEFALTAAGETSTAKGELYLEPPAPTTTTSSPTTTTSSTAPSNTTTIGGGGGSRGLWIGLVAVAFILLAAGAFYYLNRAEGARKKRVRPKPKRRSPLGRFKRPKKPEFKENKELPRKK